One segment of Humidesulfovibrio mexicanus DNA contains the following:
- a CDS encoding SAM-dependent methyltransferase — protein MRDGVFTGYLAAPGFLPELLADLDVSGSAGPEHMVFGDLVFVRRAPCSAPAWAQNVWRNARLLAAPSIGQGARALRDIQRNWWPHPVRLARRAALIAEKLPRVSARPQVFGQPAPTAPLGSFTLWDEQTVIAASDCSSPYPDGQARFVEDRESAPSRAYLKLWEAFTLLGVQPACGELCLDFGSSPGGWTWVLASLGARVFSVDKAPLDPRISAMPQVEHCIGSGFGLEPRTAGGPGARVDWLCSDMACYPARLLELVTRWLDADACRNFVCTLKCQGEGDRETIRTFAEIPGARVMHLAHNKHELTWALIR, from the coding sequence ATGCGCGACGGGGTGTTTACCGGGTATTTGGCCGCCCCGGGTTTTCTTCCGGAGCTGCTTGCGGATTTGGACGTTTCTGGCTCGGCCGGGCCGGAGCACATGGTCTTCGGCGATCTGGTCTTTGTGCGGCGGGCGCCGTGCAGCGCCCCGGCCTGGGCGCAGAACGTGTGGCGCAACGCCAGGCTCCTTGCGGCTCCGAGCATTGGGCAAGGTGCGCGCGCGCTGCGCGATATCCAGCGGAACTGGTGGCCACATCCCGTGCGGCTGGCCCGGCGCGCCGCGCTTATTGCCGAGAAGCTGCCCAGGGTGTCCGCGCGGCCGCAAGTTTTTGGCCAGCCAGCGCCAACGGCTCCGCTGGGTTCCTTTACCCTGTGGGATGAGCAGACGGTGATTGCGGCGTCCGACTGTTCAAGCCCCTATCCCGATGGCCAGGCCCGGTTTGTGGAGGACCGCGAATCCGCGCCCAGTCGTGCGTATTTGAAACTCTGGGAGGCTTTCACGCTGCTTGGGGTCCAACCCGCTTGCGGGGAGTTGTGCCTGGACTTCGGCTCCAGCCCCGGCGGCTGGACCTGGGTTCTGGCGAGTCTTGGCGCGCGTGTGTTCAGCGTGGACAAAGCGCCGCTTGATCCACGGATTTCCGCAATGCCGCAAGTCGAGCACTGCATCGGGTCCGGATTCGGCCTTGAACCGAGAACTGCGGGCGGACCGGGCGCACGGGTGGACTGGCTGTGTTCGGACATGGCCTGCTACCCAGCGCGGCTGTTGGAATTGGTGACGCGTTGGCTGGATGCCGACGCGTGCCGCAACTTCGTCTGCACCCTCAAGTGCCAGGGGGAAGGGGACCGTGAGACCATTCGGACCTTTGCCGAGATTCCGGGCGCGCGTGTGATGCACTTGGCCCACAACAAGCACGAACTCACCTGGGCGCTCATCCGCTAG
- a CDS encoding methyl-accepting chemotaxis protein, with the protein MKNMRLAMKLALGFGVVLALTALLAALSWNGLSNVLDRMDKSDAMSEIIRLGLESRRQEKNFQIRRDPQSQEALSKAVAEILELAERYKAKFEVAENREQMDKVLATTKAYDAAFKGYVEREKTRLATQKAMGEAAGRATKAADAMNASQTAQMQADLKLKNGGAAMEARVGVASEAASIAQSITSVRLTIMYYIQTGKDEYLQTARDQGKTLLANISSLKSRFTKPADVAEAEAILGELEFYMKGLESYAQAVGQQKEMEDQLIQSAREMQKVCEHTRDTIKQIMFREIALSRTVLLTGALLALILGAIAALLITRAITGPVNKGLNFAKQLADGNLDVRIEVDQKDEIGALAAALTDMAARLRSVVLQVNASAESVASGSEELSASSETLSQGATEQAASVEEISSSVEEMAANIRQNADNAMQTESLARKSAEDAKQGGDAVTRTVDAMRQIVEKIGFIEEIARQTNLLALNAAIEAARAGEHGKGFAVVAAEVRKLAERSGAAAGEIGQLSTASLAVAEKAGGMLATIVPDIERTSELVQEISAACREQTTGADQVNKAIQQLDQVIQQNASASEETASTSEELAAQAQRLTQVMQFFKMGADHKQAQPLALEAAPAAKTDEGFEKF; encoded by the coding sequence ATGAAAAACATGCGCTTGGCCATGAAACTCGCCCTGGGTTTCGGGGTGGTGCTCGCCTTGACCGCACTTTTGGCCGCCCTGAGCTGGAACGGCCTTTCAAATGTTCTCGACCGCATGGACAAGTCCGACGCCATGAGCGAAATCATCCGTCTTGGCCTGGAATCGCGTCGCCAAGAAAAGAATTTCCAGATTCGCCGCGATCCGCAGAGCCAGGAGGCCCTGTCCAAGGCCGTCGCTGAAATCCTGGAGCTGGCCGAACGCTACAAGGCGAAATTCGAGGTCGCGGAAAACCGGGAACAAATGGACAAGGTGCTCGCGACCACCAAGGCTTACGACGCAGCCTTCAAGGGCTACGTGGAACGCGAGAAAACCCGCCTGGCGACGCAAAAGGCCATGGGCGAAGCGGCCGGACGGGCGACCAAGGCCGCCGACGCCATGAACGCCAGCCAGACCGCACAGATGCAGGCCGACCTCAAACTGAAAAACGGCGGCGCGGCCATGGAAGCCCGTGTCGGCGTAGCCAGCGAAGCCGCCAGCATCGCCCAAAGCATCACGTCCGTCCGCCTCACCATCATGTATTACATCCAAACCGGAAAGGATGAATACCTGCAAACAGCCCGCGATCAGGGCAAAACGCTCCTCGCAAACATCTCGTCGCTCAAGTCGCGCTTTACCAAACCCGCCGACGTTGCCGAAGCCGAGGCCATTCTGGGGGAACTTGAGTTCTACATGAAGGGGCTTGAGAGCTACGCCCAGGCGGTTGGGCAGCAAAAGGAAATGGAAGACCAACTCATTCAAAGCGCTCGGGAAATGCAGAAGGTCTGCGAACACACCCGCGACACCATCAAACAAATCATGTTCCGAGAGATTGCGCTCTCGCGGACGGTGCTGCTTACCGGGGCCCTGCTGGCCTTGATTCTGGGTGCCATCGCGGCCCTGCTGATCACCCGCGCCATAACCGGTCCGGTGAACAAGGGCCTCAACTTCGCCAAGCAGCTTGCCGATGGCAACCTCGATGTCCGCATTGAGGTGGACCAGAAGGACGAAATCGGCGCGCTTGCCGCCGCCCTCACGGACATGGCCGCGCGGCTGCGTTCGGTGGTGCTGCAGGTCAACGCCTCTGCCGAATCCGTGGCTTCGGGTTCCGAGGAACTCTCCGCCTCAAGTGAAACCCTTTCCCAAGGCGCGACCGAACAAGCGGCAAGCGTTGAGGAAATTTCCTCAAGCGTCGAAGAAATGGCTGCAAACATCCGTCAGAACGCCGACAACGCCATGCAGACCGAAAGCCTTGCCCGCAAAAGCGCTGAAGACGCCAAGCAAGGCGGCGACGCTGTAACCAGAACCGTGGACGCCATGCGCCAAATAGTCGAAAAGATAGGCTTCATCGAAGAAATCGCGCGCCAGACCAACCTGCTTGCGTTGAACGCGGCTATTGAAGCCGCACGTGCGGGCGAACACGGCAAGGGCTTCGCCGTTGTGGCCGCCGAGGTGCGCAAGCTTGCTGAACGCAGCGGCGCGGCGGCCGGTGAAATCGGACAGCTCTCCACAGCCAGCCTCGCCGTGGCGGAAAAGGCCGGTGGGATGCTGGCCACCATCGTGCCCGACATCGAGCGCACAAGCGAACTGGTCCAGGAAATCAGCGCCGCCTGCCGCGAGCAGACCACCGGCGCGGACCAGGTGAACAAGGCGATCCAGCAATTGGATCAGGTGATTCAGCAAAACGCCTCGGCCTCCGAGGAAACGGCCTCCACCAGCGAGGAGCTCGCCGCACAGGCCCAGCGTCTGACCCAGGTGATGCAGTTCTTCAAAATGGGCGCAGACCATAAACAGGCCCAGCCGCTGGCCCTGGAGGCTGCGCCCGCAGCCAAGACAGACGAAGGATTCGAGAAATTCTAG
- a CDS encoding class I SAM-dependent methyltransferase — protein sequence MTSISILTPGWPEYELIDSGDSRKLERFGKYRIVRHEPKAWWRPALPEREWAKAHAAQDEEGRLTVSQKLPDAWSVRLDLSTGNEEPALGITLEARVSQTSRHIGLFPEQAPHWRLVARLGRELRETAGSDAPRPRLLNLFGYTGAASLAAQAGGFSTTHVDASRPAIAWAKRNQELSGLADDPVRFLLDDVVKFVQREKRRGNRYEAILLDPPSFGRGPNREVWKVEGMIRELLHDCRELLSDRARLVLLTMYNIEASALMLGNLMDDVLRGMQGTVSVGELAVPHTAPGAQARFLPRSLFARWER from the coding sequence GTGACGAGTATCTCCATTCTGACTCCGGGCTGGCCGGAATACGAACTGATCGATTCCGGCGACAGCCGCAAGCTGGAGCGTTTCGGGAAGTACCGCATCGTGCGCCACGAGCCAAAAGCCTGGTGGCGACCCGCATTGCCTGAACGGGAGTGGGCCAAGGCCCACGCCGCCCAGGACGAGGAAGGCAGGCTCACCGTTTCGCAGAAACTGCCCGATGCCTGGTCCGTGCGCCTTGATTTGTCGACAGGGAACGAGGAACCAGCCTTGGGCATCACTCTGGAGGCCCGTGTCAGTCAGACCTCGCGGCATATCGGCCTGTTCCCCGAACAGGCTCCGCATTGGCGGCTTGTGGCCCGGCTGGGACGGGAACTGCGGGAGACCGCAGGGAGCGACGCGCCCAGGCCCCGGCTGCTGAACCTTTTCGGCTACACCGGGGCTGCCAGCCTTGCCGCGCAGGCCGGGGGATTCTCCACCACGCATGTGGATGCCTCGCGTCCGGCCATCGCCTGGGCCAAGCGCAACCAGGAGCTTAGCGGGCTTGCCGACGATCCTGTGCGTTTTTTGCTGGATGACGTGGTGAAGTTCGTGCAGCGCGAAAAACGCCGCGGCAACCGCTACGAGGCCATTCTGCTTGATCCACCGTCTTTTGGCAGGGGACCGAACCGAGAGGTGTGGAAGGTGGAAGGCATGATCCGGGAGCTGTTGCACGACTGCCGGGAACTGCTTTCGGACAGGGCGCGGCTTGTGCTGCTCACCATGTACAACATAGAGGCCTCGGCCCTCATGCTTGGGAATCTCATGGACGATGTGTTGCGGGGGATGCAGGGAACCGTCAGCGTGGGCGAACTGGCCGTGCCGCATACCGCGCCGGGCGCACAGGCGCGGTTTTTGCCGCGTTCCCTGTTCGCCCGCTGGGAGCGGTGA
- a CDS encoding LysE/ArgO family amino acid transporter — protein MAIGAQNVFVLTQGARGHRPWFVAGVCTACDAVLIAAGVGGVGALTGHTPWLGSAFALCGAVFLLCYGYCAFRRVLCGGRLVPMEQDAPPERRVILMTALAVSLLNPHALLDTVVLIGGLSSRLAPEGRALFGLGAVTASACWFYSLSLGGKLLAPVLRRPGAWRVLDALVGVTMWGLAAGIGGDALVRLAS, from the coding sequence ATGGCGATTGGAGCGCAGAACGTCTTTGTGTTGACGCAGGGCGCGCGCGGGCATCGTCCGTGGTTCGTGGCCGGGGTATGCACCGCCTGCGATGCCGTGCTCATCGCCGCCGGGGTCGGCGGAGTGGGCGCGCTGACCGGACACACGCCATGGCTCGGCTCTGCATTTGCGCTTTGTGGGGCGGTGTTTCTGCTGTGTTATGGGTATTGCGCCTTTCGCAGGGTTCTGTGTGGCGGGCGACTGGTTCCCATGGAACAGGACGCACCCCCGGAACGGCGCGTTATTCTTATGACGGCCCTCGCAGTCAGCCTGCTGAATCCGCACGCCCTGCTGGATACCGTGGTGCTTATCGGCGGACTGTCCAGCCGACTGGCGCCGGAGGGGCGAGCCCTGTTCGGACTCGGCGCGGTGACGGCCTCGGCTTGCTGGTTCTATTCCCTGAGCCTGGGGGGCAAGCTCCTTGCCCCGGTGTTGCGCAGGCCGGGAGCTTGGCGCGTGCTGGATGCGCTGGTGGGGGTGACCATGTGGGGCTTGGCTGCGGGCATTGGTGGCGATGCCCTGGTTCGTTTGGCAAGCTAG
- a CDS encoding NAD(P)/FAD-dependent oxidoreductase produces MLRLTDLRLPLPDGPAHDFEELRSCAASRLGVPPDEIVRLRIVRRSLDARKKHGAVFLYSLDIACADEQRVLAHAAPGVALAEDRPYRFPVSAPDDLAQPPVVVGAGPCGLFAALALAQAGFAPLLLERGRSIQERAGQVDAFWRGEALDPESNVQFGEGGAGAFSDGKLTTQIKERRGRCGKVLAELVAHGAPEDILWRNKPHVGTDRLRCVVAALREEIVRLGGRVRFGARVDAVTVRQGRCCGVRLGNGETIAASCVIMAVGHSARDTFAMLHSLGLPLERKPFAIGCRVEHPQRFVDQAQLGRLAGHPAIGAADYKLAHQAANGRGVYTFCMCPGGQVIAAASELGGVVTNGMSLHARDGANANSAILVGVAPGDMGGGDAPLAGVEFQRHWEQLAFKLGGGDYRAPAQTVGDFLSGTASRRFGAVSPSYAPGVVPAQLRGCLPDHVCSAMAEGLVAFDRKLRGFSDPGALLTGVETRSSSPVRILRGSGMQSLGLPGLYPAGEGAGYAGGIVSSAVDGLRVAEAAALALCGVPVGDLDSCEHTADGEGA; encoded by the coding sequence ATGCTCCGCCTTACTGATTTGCGCCTTCCCTTGCCTGATGGCCCGGCCCATGATTTCGAGGAGCTGCGCAGCTGCGCAGCCTCCCGCCTTGGGGTGCCGCCGGACGAAATAGTCCGTCTGCGGATCGTTCGGCGTTCGCTGGACGCCCGCAAGAAGCACGGTGCGGTATTCTTGTACAGTCTCGATATCGCCTGTGCCGACGAACAGCGTGTCCTGGCGCATGCCGCTCCTGGAGTCGCCCTGGCCGAGGACAGACCCTACCGCTTCCCGGTAAGCGCGCCGGATGATTTGGCCCAGCCCCCTGTGGTGGTGGGCGCGGGGCCTTGCGGACTGTTCGCTGCTCTGGCCTTGGCTCAGGCTGGATTCGCGCCGCTGCTGCTGGAGCGCGGACGGTCCATTCAGGAGCGCGCTGGGCAGGTGGACGCCTTTTGGCGTGGCGAGGCCCTTGACCCGGAGTCCAACGTCCAGTTCGGCGAAGGTGGGGCCGGCGCCTTTTCCGATGGCAAGCTCACCACGCAGATCAAGGAGCGGCGCGGACGCTGCGGCAAGGTGCTGGCGGAGCTTGTGGCCCATGGGGCGCCTGAGGACATTTTGTGGCGGAACAAGCCCCATGTCGGAACCGATCGCCTCCGCTGCGTGGTGGCCGCACTCCGGGAGGAGATCGTACGCCTGGGCGGCAGGGTGCGCTTTGGCGCTCGCGTGGATGCCGTGACTGTTCGGCAGGGACGTTGTTGCGGCGTACGCCTGGGAAACGGCGAAACCATCGCAGCGTCCTGCGTCATCATGGCCGTGGGGCACAGCGCCCGCGACACCTTCGCCATGCTGCATTCTCTGGGGCTGCCGCTGGAGCGCAAGCCTTTCGCCATCGGTTGCCGTGTGGAACACCCCCAAAGGTTCGTGGATCAGGCGCAGCTTGGACGTTTGGCCGGGCATCCGGCAATCGGCGCTGCCGATTACAAGCTGGCGCACCAGGCGGCCAATGGGCGCGGCGTATACACCTTTTGCATGTGTCCGGGCGGGCAGGTCATCGCCGCGGCCTCGGAGCTTGGCGGTGTGGTGACCAACGGTATGAGCCTGCACGCGCGGGACGGGGCGAACGCCAACAGCGCGATCCTTGTGGGCGTTGCGCCAGGGGACATGGGCGGGGGGGACGCCCCTCTTGCCGGGGTCGAGTTTCAGCGCCACTGGGAACAGCTGGCGTTCAAGCTCGGCGGAGGAGATTACCGCGCCCCGGCGCAGACCGTGGGCGATTTTCTGAGCGGCACCGCCTCGCGTCGTTTTGGCGCCGTTTCACCGAGCTACGCGCCGGGCGTAGTCCCCGCCCAGCTGCGCGGCTGTCTGCCGGACCATGTCTGCTCGGCCATGGCCGAGGGACTTGTGGCCTTTGACCGCAAGCTGCGCGGCTTCTCCGATCCTGGAGCGCTTTTGACCGGCGTGGAGACGCGTTCTTCATCCCCTGTGCGGATTCTGCGCGGATCGGGCATGCAAAGCCTCGGCTTGCCGGGATTGTATCCGGCGGGCGAGGGCGCGGGATACGCCGGAGGCATTGTGTCCAGCGCGGTGGATGGTCTGCGAGTGGCCGAGGCGGCTGCCTTGGCGTTGTGCGGGGTGCCCGTGGGCGACCTGGATTCGTGCGAGCATACGGCCGATGGAGAGGGGGCGTGA
- a CDS encoding ArsR/SmtB family transcription factor, which yields MDFLRIHKALADETRLRLMSVLLCYELNVGELVAVFSMGQPRISRHLKILAEAGLVECRREGLWVFYHAARSGSSKEYLERNSSFFVTLAQHRLDTERAQAALHERAQATRRFFDSVAGAWRDLSREVLGDFDLAEELARRMHPGMIAVDLGCGTGELLDKMAESARQVIGVDSSPRMLELAASRLGSRNNISLRLGELEHLPLREGEAQAATLSLVLHHVSDPVAVLSEARRVLAPGGTLYVAEFDRHEFDAMRVKYGDARLGVDTETMYTWLRAAGFHPRRTDAYPVNQGLVVLIAEAALA from the coding sequence ATGGACTTTTTGCGCATCCACAAGGCTTTGGCCGACGAAACACGGCTCCGACTCATGAGCGTTCTGCTTTGCTACGAGTTGAACGTGGGCGAGTTGGTGGCCGTTTTCTCCATGGGACAGCCCCGTATCTCGCGTCATCTCAAGATTCTGGCAGAGGCGGGGCTTGTCGAGTGCCGCAGGGAAGGGCTGTGGGTCTTTTACCATGCCGCGCGGAGCGGGTCGTCCAAGGAGTATCTTGAACGGAATTCGTCGTTTTTTGTCACTCTTGCACAGCACCGGCTGGATACCGAGCGGGCGCAAGCCGCGCTGCATGAACGCGCACAGGCGACGCGCCGTTTCTTTGATTCCGTTGCTGGGGCCTGGAGGGATCTCTCCCGCGAGGTCCTTGGCGATTTCGATTTGGCCGAGGAACTCGCAAGGCGGATGCACCCGGGCATGATCGCCGTTGATCTGGGCTGTGGAACCGGCGAGTTGCTGGACAAAATGGCGGAAAGCGCCCGCCAGGTCATCGGTGTGGACAGTTCCCCGCGTATGCTCGAACTGGCTGCGTCTCGCCTGGGGAGCAGGAACAACATCAGTCTGCGCCTGGGCGAGTTGGAACACTTGCCCCTGCGCGAGGGAGAGGCCCAGGCCGCCACGCTTTCGCTCGTTCTGCACCATGTCAGCGATCCTGTGGCCGTTTTGTCCGAGGCGAGGCGTGTGCTTGCGCCCGGAGGAACCCTTTATGTCGCCGAATTTGACAGGCATGAGTTCGACGCCATGCGTGTCAAATATGGCGATGCGAGGCTGGGCGTGGACACGGAAACCATGTATACATGGCTTCGTGCGGCCGGGTTTCACCCGCGCCGTACGGATGCATATCCGGTAAACCAGGGGCTTGTGGTGCTCATCGCCGAGGCGGCGTTGGCGTAA
- the ahcY gene encoding adenosylhomocysteinase, protein MLAVDPKLKYRVADMALAEWGKKEMQLSENEMPGLMALRKKFGKKKPLKGFKVTGSLHMTIQTAMLIETLYVLGADIRWASCNIFSTQDHAAAAIVANKSAAVFAWKGESLEDYWWCTEQALTWPDGSGPDLIVDDGGDATLLVHQGVKCEKDPSLFKKKADNKEFQIIMDRLAAGYQLDPQKWTRISAQIRGVSEETTTGVHRLYDMEKKGELLFPAFNVNDSVTKSKFDNLYGCRESLADGIKRATDVMIAGKVAVIVGYGDVGKGCAQSMRGFGARVLVTEIDPICALQAAMEGYEVMPMEKACELGDIFVTATGNYHVVNSKHMLKMKDEAILCNIGHFDSEIEMSFLEGNPKCSKLEIKPQVDKWTLPNGRSIIVLAEGRLVNLGCATGHPSFVMSNSFTNQVLAQLDLAANKYEPKVMILPKKLDEEVARLHLERLGVQLDTLTKQQAEYIGVSVDGPFKPDHYRY, encoded by the coding sequence ATGCTCGCAGTAGATCCCAAGCTGAAGTATCGCGTTGCCGACATGGCCCTTGCCGAGTGGGGCAAGAAAGAGATGCAGCTCTCCGAGAACGAAATGCCGGGGCTCATGGCTCTGCGCAAGAAATTCGGCAAAAAGAAGCCGCTCAAGGGTTTCAAGGTTACGGGCAGCCTGCACATGACCATTCAGACGGCCATGCTCATTGAAACCCTGTACGTCTTGGGCGCGGATATCCGCTGGGCCTCCTGCAACATCTTCAGCACTCAGGATCACGCCGCCGCCGCAATTGTCGCCAACAAGAGCGCCGCCGTCTTCGCCTGGAAGGGCGAGAGCCTCGAAGACTACTGGTGGTGCACGGAGCAGGCCCTCACCTGGCCTGACGGCTCTGGTCCGGACCTTATTGTGGACGATGGCGGCGACGCCACTTTGCTGGTCCACCAGGGAGTGAAGTGCGAGAAAGATCCTTCACTCTTCAAGAAGAAGGCCGACAACAAGGAGTTTCAGATCATCATGGACCGGCTTGCTGCCGGATACCAGCTTGATCCCCAGAAATGGACCCGCATCTCCGCACAGATTCGCGGGGTTTCCGAGGAGACCACCACGGGCGTGCACCGTCTGTACGACATGGAGAAGAAGGGCGAGCTGCTGTTCCCCGCCTTCAACGTCAACGACTCCGTGACCAAGAGTAAATTTGACAACCTGTACGGCTGCCGGGAGTCTCTTGCCGACGGCATCAAGCGCGCAACGGACGTGATGATTGCGGGCAAGGTCGCCGTCATCGTCGGTTACGGGGACGTGGGCAAGGGATGCGCCCAGTCCATGCGCGGATTCGGCGCGCGGGTCCTCGTGACGGAGATCGATCCCATTTGTGCGCTTCAGGCCGCCATGGAGGGCTATGAAGTGATGCCCATGGAAAAGGCCTGTGAGCTTGGCGACATATTTGTCACCGCCACGGGCAACTACCATGTGGTCAACTCCAAGCACATGCTCAAAATGAAGGACGAGGCCATCCTGTGCAACATCGGCCACTTCGATTCCGAGATTGAAATGAGCTTTTTGGAGGGCAACCCCAAGTGCTCCAAGCTTGAAATCAAGCCGCAGGTGGACAAGTGGACCCTGCCCAACGGTCGGTCGATCATCGTTCTGGCCGAGGGCCGCCTGGTGAACCTGGGCTGCGCCACCGGGCACCCCAGCTTTGTCATGAGCAACTCCTTCACCAACCAGGTGCTGGCCCAGCTTGACCTGGCCGCCAACAAGTACGAGCCCAAGGTCATGATTCTGCCCAAGAAGCTTGATGAGGAGGTCGCGCGGCTGCACCTGGAGCGCCTGGGCGTGCAGCTCGACACCCTTACCAAGCAGCAGGCCGAGTACATCGGCGTTTCCGTGGACGGCCCCTTCAAGCCGGACCACTACCGCTACTAG
- a CDS encoding LysR family transcriptional regulator ArgP — translation MLDYKLLEALTAVVEEGGFERAARRLNITQSAVSQRVRLLETTLGQPVLARTQPPSPTSAGTMLLRHARRVELLEAELGCEVQEATQAKGWRTLAVGINADSLATWFVAAVLPLVAQEGITFDVKSDDQERTQDLLRKGEVAGCVSTRETAIQGCRAVFLGVMRYHCACTPEFAERWFPAGLDLGAARLAPAVVFNRHDTVHDRFLSARLGESPLQAPRHHVPDSLRFVDFVLGGAGYGMIPHMQAIPPLAEGRLVDLAPGDALPVRLFWHCWNLESPLLDTLTRALLQSSRTELIQGQT, via the coding sequence ATGCTGGACTACAAACTCCTGGAAGCCCTGACGGCCGTGGTCGAGGAAGGCGGTTTTGAGCGCGCAGCCCGACGCCTGAACATTACCCAATCGGCCGTGTCGCAACGCGTGCGTCTGCTCGAAACAACCCTCGGACAGCCCGTGCTCGCGCGGACGCAGCCCCCCAGCCCGACATCAGCCGGAACCATGCTTTTGCGCCATGCCCGCCGCGTCGAGCTGCTTGAAGCCGAGCTTGGTTGCGAAGTCCAAGAAGCCACCCAGGCCAAAGGTTGGCGGACACTTGCCGTGGGAATAAACGCCGACAGTCTGGCCACATGGTTCGTAGCAGCCGTTTTGCCGCTGGTGGCGCAAGAAGGCATTACCTTCGACGTGAAGTCCGACGACCAGGAGCGGACGCAGGATTTGCTGCGCAAAGGCGAAGTGGCTGGATGCGTGAGCACGCGGGAAACCGCCATTCAGGGCTGCCGGGCGGTGTTCCTTGGCGTCATGCGCTACCATTGCGCCTGCACGCCCGAGTTCGCAGAGCGCTGGTTCCCGGCTGGGCTTGATCTTGGTGCAGCGCGGCTGGCCCCGGCAGTGGTCTTCAATCGGCACGACACGGTGCATGACCGGTTCCTGTCCGCCCGTTTGGGTGAAAGCCCGCTCCAGGCCCCTCGGCATCACGTTCCCGATTCCCTGCGCTTCGTGGACTTCGTGCTCGGCGGCGCTGGCTACGGAATGATCCCGCACATGCAGGCGATCCCTCCCCTGGCCGAGGGCCGTCTGGTCGATCTGGCGCCAGGCGACGCCCTGCCCGTCCGGCTTTTTTGGCACTGCTGGAACCTTGAATCCCCCCTGCTGGACACGCTTACCCGCGCCCTGCTCCAATCATCGCGCACGGAACTCATCCAAGGGCAGACCTAA